The following coding sequences are from one Pigmentibacter sp. JX0631 window:
- a CDS encoding N-acetylmuramoyl-L-alanine amidase produces MKRTYLLKLILILTLSGCSSSNKTNERNEDEFSEHYKTNKEIIYAKPKEAKDVIKYDINDDYITDEQYPNRIQNEKICTMVFHYTAQPYKKSLRALTTGGNSSHWLVPSSGKTVFKIVSEDRRAQHAGTSLWKNRKNVNVISIGIEIVNLGFKCKNNKKFCDQDSIEWIDFPDEQQKLIISLAKDIQERYNIDPLCIVGHSDIAVDRKLDPGPLFPWKRMADNGIGAWANESEIQTQIEKIKQSLGANISPFLIQIRLYEFGYDIRNEKSSNKKIQTDLLNFEYNIHKTPIADIKALNLANEFGTKNIKNKIFDNKKTNFALHAFLMHYLPDDYLAHRTIEEAQVAKKQERAKLREKSNGKNKKNKKTQVKINRSKHDPKKTPDKQSDFDGDTIELIKGFDNLRVLATLQALLVKYPNKVRTGCNF; encoded by the coding sequence ATGAAAAGAACGTATTTACTTAAACTTATTCTGATACTTACGCTTTCTGGTTGTTCTTCTAGTAACAAAACTAATGAACGTAACGAAGATGAGTTTTCTGAACATTATAAAACAAATAAAGAAATTATTTATGCAAAGCCTAAAGAAGCAAAAGATGTGATAAAATACGATATCAACGACGACTATATTACTGATGAACAATACCCAAATAGAATTCAGAATGAAAAAATTTGTACTATGGTGTTCCATTATACTGCACAACCCTATAAAAAATCTCTTCGAGCCCTGACAACTGGCGGAAACAGTTCACATTGGCTTGTCCCATCCAGTGGTAAGACTGTCTTTAAAATTGTTAGCGAAGATAGAAGGGCACAACACGCAGGAACGAGTCTTTGGAAAAACAGAAAAAATGTTAATGTTATCTCAATTGGAATTGAAATTGTGAACTTAGGTTTTAAATGCAAGAATAACAAAAAATTTTGTGATCAAGATTCTATTGAATGGATAGATTTTCCAGATGAGCAACAGAAACTCATTATTTCATTAGCAAAAGATATTCAAGAAAGATATAATATTGATCCGCTGTGCATTGTAGGACACTCTGATATTGCTGTAGATAGAAAACTCGATCCTGGACCTCTTTTTCCTTGGAAAAGAATGGCCGATAATGGAATTGGAGCTTGGGCTAACGAGTCTGAAATTCAAACACAAATTGAAAAAATAAAACAATCATTAGGAGCAAATATTTCTCCTTTTTTAATTCAAATACGTCTTTATGAATTTGGCTATGATATTAGAAATGAAAAATCTTCAAATAAAAAAATACAAACAGATCTTTTAAATTTTGAATACAATATACATAAAACACCAATTGCAGATATCAAAGCCTTAAATCTTGCAAATGAATTTGGTACAAAAAATATTAAAAATAAAATATTTGATAATAAAAAAACAAACTTTGCCTTACATGCATTTTTAATGCATTACTTACCTGATGATTATTTAGCCCATAGAACTATAGAAGAAGCACAAGTAGCAAAAAAACAAGAAAGAGCAAAGTTAAGAGAAAAATCTAATGGAAAGAACAAGAAAAATAAAAAAACCCAAGTTAAAATAAACCGTTCAAAACATGATCCTAAAAAAACACCCGATAAACAAAGCGACTTTGATGGGGATACCATTGAATTAATTAAAGGATTTGATAATTTGAGAGTTCTTGCAACCCTTCAAGCTTTACTTGTTAAGTACCCAAATAAAGTTAGAACTGGCTGCAATTTTTAA